The region AACAGATTCAGGTGTTGATTGAAGAAGGCGTGGATGCAATCCTTATCGAAACCATTTTTGATACGTTGAACGCCAAGGCGGCAGCAAGCGCATACACGAAGGCTAAGGATGCTATGGAAGCTGCTGCAGTTGCTCGCGGTGAAACGCCCCGCGCTCTGGAAGTCATGTTCTCCATGACCGTAAGCGATGCTTCTGGCCGTACCCTTTCTGGTCAGACGGTGGAAGCCTTCGCCATCAGCGTTATGCATGTGAAGCCCTTGAGCATTGGTCTCAACTGCGGTCTTGGCGCCGACGGTATGGTGCCTTACCTGCGCCGTATGGGTAAGCTTGCTCCTTGCTATATTAGCTGCCATCCTAATGCAGGTTTGCCTAACCAGTTTGGCGGTTACGATGATACGCCCGAGGATATGGTTCGCCTGATGGCTCCCTACCTTGACGAAAAGTTGGTGAACATGGTAGGCGGTTGCTGCGGTACTACTCCGGAACACATTGCTGCCATGCGCAAGATGCTGGATGCCTTGCCTGCAGACTATGAACGTCGCAAGCCCGCTCCTGCGTTCGCAACTTCTCCGCTGCTTCGTTTGGCAGGCCTGGAACCGCTGATGGTTTCTCAGGTGCGCCCCAGCAATGGCGCCGACAACTGCAACGCTGAAGATTTCGTGCAGGTGGGTGAACGTTGCAACGTGGCTGGTTCCAAGAAGTTCCTGCGACTGATCAACGAAAAGAACTATGACGAAGCTCTGGACATTGCCCGCAAGCAGGTGGAAGATGGAGCTCAGGTGGTTGACGTCAATATGGACGACGGCCTTCTGGATGCCAAGCAGGAAATGCGCACCTTCTTGAACTTGCTGGCTTCTGACCCGGCAATTAGCCGTGTGCCCATCATGGTGGACAGCTCCCGCTTCGAAGTTATTGAAGAAGGCTTGAAGTGCGCTCAGGGCAAGTGCATCGTAAATTCCATCTCCTTGAAGATGGGTGAGGAAGCCTTCATTGAACATGCCAAGACGGTGAAGCGTTTGGGCGCTGCCGTTATCGTGATGCTCTTTGACGAAGAAGGGCAGGCCACCAATTACGACCGCCGCGTGGCCATAGCATCCCGCGCCTACAAGATTATTACGGAACAGTGCGGCTTCGATCCGAGTGACATTATTTTTGACCCCAACGTCTTGACGGTGGCGACAGGCATGGCGGAACACAACGCCTACGCCCACGACTTTATCCGCGCTTGCCGCTGGATTATTGACAACCTGCCTGGCGTTCGCATTTCCGGCGGTCTTTCCAACCTGAGTTTTGCCTTCCGTGGAAATAACTACCTACGCGAAGCTATGCACTCTACCATGCTCCACTTGGCAACTCCCAACGGCATGGGCATGGCCATCATGAATCCTGCCGCTGCAGTGGATTACAAAACCATTCCTCTGGAACTTCGCATGGCCATTACCGAAGTGTTGCTGAACACCCATCCGGAATCTAGCGAGGAACTGATTGAAATTGCAAGCCGCATGAACGAGGCTGCAGCAAAGGCAAAGGAAACAGGTGCCAAGTACGATCCTAAGGCAATCTTTGCCATGGGTGTCGGTTCTGCAAATGTCGCAGGCTCCGCCGAATCAGGCGCCGCTGCCGGGAATGCCGCTGCAGCTCAGACTACTCCGGAACAGCGCTTGCAGGAAGCCCTCTTGAAGGGAACTTCTACAACCCTTCAGCCGGATCTGATGGAATTGATCAACCGCGGTGACAGCCCGGTGAACATTATTTCTGGCCCCCTCATGGATGGCATGAATGAAGTGGGCCGCCGCTTTGGCGCCGGCGAAATGTTCCTGCCCCAGGTGGTGAAAACTGCACGTACCATGAAGAAGGCCGTGGAAATTTTGCAGCCCTACATTGAAGCGGGTAAGGCGGCCGATGGTGCCAACGGTTCCGCAGGTTCTCGTGGCAAGATTGTCATCGCCACTGTGAAGGGTGACGTTCATGATATTGGCAAGAACATCGTTTCCGTGATTATGGCCTGCAACGGCTTCGAGATGGTGGACCTTGGCGTTATGGTAACAGAAGATGTGATCGTGAAGGCTGCCATCGAACATAAGGCCGACATCTTGAGCCTCTCTGGACTTATCACTCCGTCTCTGGAAGAAATGTGCACTGTGGCCAAGGAAATGCAGAAGGCTGGCCTTCGCATTCCTATCATCGTGGGTGGTGCAACAACAAGCCCGACCCATACGGCTGTGAAGATTGCTCCTTGCTACGATGGCCCCGTTTTCCATGTACGTGATGCTGCGTCCAACCCGGGCCTTGCCGCAAAGCTTTTGGATCCCGCCACTCGTGACGCTACCATCGAAGAAAACCGCAAGGAACAGCAGCGAATCCGTGACGAACAATCCGGCAAGATTACTGCAAAGGCGGTCGCCATGGCTGCCGCAGAATCTACTCCTGTGGAACGCCGCTTCAAGTGCGACTGGTCCAAGTATAGCCCGGTGCAGCCGCCCTTCTTTGGTGAAAGTAAGTTGCCGCCCATTTCTTTGGACAAGGTCATCCCGCTGATTAGCTGGGAATACTTCTTCTTTACTTGGAAGGTGAAGGCTGACTGCGACGAAGCTATCAAGCTTAAGGCCGATGCGGTTGCGCTTCTTGCCGACTTGAACAAACCGGAATACGCCCTCCGTGCAGTACAGGCATTCTACCCGGCTGCAGGCACCGTCGACGGCATCACGTTTAATACGGGCCGCACCGGTACCGATGCCGACATCGTTGAAATAGCAACCGCACGTCAGCAGAATCCCGAAGGCACTTGCCTTGCCCTCTGCGACTATGTGGCACCCGCCGATACGAAACTTGCCTGCGAGTCCGTCGCCAGCCCCAAGTTCCCGGATGTCGTCGGAGCGTTCGCCGTTACCGTCAGCGACGCCTTCGTGAAACGCCTCGAAAAGCTGAAGGCAGAACAGGGCGGCAGCGATTACGACGTTCTTTTGATGCAGACCGTGGCAGACCGCCTTGCAGAAGCTGGAGCTGAATACCTAAGCCAGCAGCTGGCTGCAAACAACAGCTGGAAGGGCATCCGCCCGGCAGTGGGCTATCCGGTATTGCCCAACATCAAGGAAATCTTCAACGTAGCAAAGCTTATTGACTTTGATAGCGTTGGCATTAGCCTTACGGAAAACGGCGCCATGTACCCGCAGGCATCTGTCAGCGGCCTGTACATCAGCCATCCGGAAATTGATTACTTTAACGTGAAAGTGAACTAGACCTTGAAATTGCCGTGGTAGTTCCAGCTCCATTGGGCAGGATGCTCGGCGATCCAAGTTTCAACTTCTTTAGCGATGCTCTCTACTAAGGGAGCGTCGCTTTCTTTTTTGTCGGAACTGTTTTTTGCATGGAGTTCGACGAGGGCCTTGTCGTATTCTGGCGGATAATATTTTTCGAATCGGATGACGATTTCGCGGCGGTTCTGGCTGCCAATAGTCTCGTTGTCGCTAGTTCTTGTGAATGTGCGGAACGTAACGATGCCTGCTCCCATTTGGTTCACTAGCTCGGGTAATCTTAGATACAGCGTGGAATCTTGCCCGAAGAGCTTGACTTTGTTCCCCTTGGTGTTCTTGCCTTGGTCAAATACCATGGCCAATATACCATTGGTCTTGAACAAATTGCGAATCAAGGCGCGAGAATCTTCGGGGCTGTATTCCGTTAGATGTGGGTCACTGCGCAGTTCCTGAATGAGCAGACGAAGTGCCCCTTCGCCTAAGGTATCGGTAACGAGGTGAACGTTGTTGCTGTAGCGGCATAGGCTCCGATGCAAAAGTTCAAAGGAACCTTGGTGAATGCTGATTGCTGCTACGGGGCCATGGGTAAGGGCCTCTTTAATGATATTTTCGTTCTCGAAAACGAGTCTCGACGTGGTTTGCTTAAATCTCGCTAAACCGCGGTAGGAATCAAGCGCGTTCCAGAATATTCCCTGGAAGACGTCCCTTGGTGTAACGTCTGTCCAATTTTTTTCCTGGTTTGTTTCCTCGAGAAATTCTTGGGCTTTTTTCAGGTGTCTTTGTGTCCGGCCCCAGGCTCTTTTTTCGTGAGTTTTCTTGTAGATGGGGTAGGCCAGTTTAAACAAGAAACCAAGAGCAAAATCAGGAAACCGCAAAAGGGCGTGTAGCACTATTTTCGCCAGTACGTATTTTACGGAAATCCTTGCCATAACCGCAATATAAAATAAACCTGAAGGTTGTAATATTTTTAAATTTTATAGGTACAGTTTTCACTTAACATTAACCCTAGTAAATTATGCTTTGTCAGTGGCTTTTTCACTTAACTAACATTGATTTCTTTGACGGTCGTCTGTTCCGTGCAGGTGTTGCCGCCATGCTATCCGTCATCATGGTCATGACCTTCATGCCTGTGTATATCCGTAAGCTCCAGAGCCTGGATGCTACCAGCGATTTTGATAAGGATGGCAAGTCCAAATCACCTCCGATTATGGGCGGTTTGCTTCTTGTGGTAGTTGTGGAAATTGTTTCCCTTTTGGTTTGCAAGATGAATGGCTATACCATCTCCACCCTGGTAATCCTGGCTGCATTCTCTGCCGTGGGTGCCATTGACGATATTGCCAAGGTTCGCGCCAAGAGGCTTATTAAGCTCGGCAAGCTGAAGGCTGCCGACTATATGGACAAGGCCGACGGTATCTCCAGTTCTCTCCGTCTTTTCCTGTATTTCCTGTTTAGCTTGCTTGTTGCCATTTTCTGCTATAAGTT is a window of Fibrobacter sp. DNA encoding:
- a CDS encoding lauroyl acyltransferase, with protein sequence MARISVKYVLAKIVLHALLRFPDFALGFLFKLAYPIYKKTHEKRAWGRTQRHLKKAQEFLEETNQEKNWTDVTPRDVFQGIFWNALDSYRGLARFKQTTSRLVFENENIIKEALTHGPVAAISIHQGSFELLHRSLCRYSNNVHLVTDTLGEGALRLLIQELRSDPHLTEYSPEDSRALIRNLFKTNGILAMVFDQGKNTKGNKVKLFGQDSTLYLRLPELVNQMGAGIVTFRTFTRTSDNETIGSQNRREIVIRFEKYYPPEYDKALVELHAKNSSDKKESDAPLVESIAKEVETWIAEHPAQWSWNYHGNFKV
- a CDS encoding homocysteine S-methyltransferase family protein, whose translation is MTLREAFENKMLLLDGGMGSVIQTYGIKGANNDMLSIERPDVILDIQRRYVDAGVDCLTTNTFSSQRVSQHEYHQEHRIAEMNRASVKIAKQAAAEAMEKYGRKVYILGDVGPTSKMLSMSEDVNDPASRSITFDELEDAYLEQIQVLIEEGVDAILIETIFDTLNAKAAASAYTKAKDAMEAAAVARGETPRALEVMFSMTVSDASGRTLSGQTVEAFAISVMHVKPLSIGLNCGLGADGMVPYLRRMGKLAPCYISCHPNAGLPNQFGGYDDTPEDMVRLMAPYLDEKLVNMVGGCCGTTPEHIAAMRKMLDALPADYERRKPAPAFATSPLLRLAGLEPLMVSQVRPSNGADNCNAEDFVQVGERCNVAGSKKFLRLINEKNYDEALDIARKQVEDGAQVVDVNMDDGLLDAKQEMRTFLNLLASDPAISRVPIMVDSSRFEVIEEGLKCAQGKCIVNSISLKMGEEAFIEHAKTVKRLGAAVIVMLFDEEGQATNYDRRVAIASRAYKIITEQCGFDPSDIIFDPNVLTVATGMAEHNAYAHDFIRACRWIIDNLPGVRISGGLSNLSFAFRGNNYLREAMHSTMLHLATPNGMGMAIMNPAAAVDYKTIPLELRMAITEVLLNTHPESSEELIEIASRMNEAAAKAKETGAKYDPKAIFAMGVGSANVAGSAESGAAAGNAAAAQTTPEQRLQEALLKGTSTTLQPDLMELINRGDSPVNIISGPLMDGMNEVGRRFGAGEMFLPQVVKTARTMKKAVEILQPYIEAGKAADGANGSAGSRGKIVIATVKGDVHDIGKNIVSVIMACNGFEMVDLGVMVTEDVIVKAAIEHKADILSLSGLITPSLEEMCTVAKEMQKAGLRIPIIVGGATTSPTHTAVKIAPCYDGPVFHVRDAASNPGLAAKLLDPATRDATIEENRKEQQRIRDEQSGKITAKAVAMAAAESTPVERRFKCDWSKYSPVQPPFFGESKLPPISLDKVIPLISWEYFFFTWKVKADCDEAIKLKADAVALLADLNKPEYALRAVQAFYPAAGTVDGITFNTGRTGTDADIVEIATARQQNPEGTCLALCDYVAPADTKLACESVASPKFPDVVGAFAVTVSDAFVKRLEKLKAEQGGSDYDVLLMQTVADRLAEAGAEYLSQQLAANNSWKGIRPAVGYPVLPNIKEIFNVAKLIDFDSVGISLTENGAMYPQASVSGLYISHPEIDYFNVKVN